TGCCGTCTGGTCTGGGTCGTTCAATGCACCATCGTTTTCAATACATCTCTGTTCAACTACCTTCACGATCGTAACCTGGAGCTCAGAATTGGCTACTCGTCGTCAACCAAATCATACACTGATGATCGCCTTGGGACTATCTGCGACGCTGGCGGACACTGTAACAACTGTCCGCCGACCACGGatcgacgccggcgacttCCCACTGTCAGAGGAGATTTGGCCCCCATAGACCGTGTTGATCCAAGTTCGATGCAAACTTGACCTAACACTTCTACAACTTTGACTGATACATGAAACAAGGTTGGTGTTATGATGGCGAGCGCATACTTGTATGTGGGTTGGCTAAATCCACCGGAACTGACAGCAAAATTCATCGACATAGATTGAGTGTGCAACGCAAGATGAAGCCGATTCTGGAGATTCTCACCTCGCCTGGCGCAAAGGGAGCGATTGAGGGGACAGCACCGACGCAATACATAGAGCCTCTGTCCAAGAGCTCGAGTGAGAAAGACGATGGAGAGGTCAAAGTGGCAGTGGAGGCCGTGAACTCCAATGTCACTGGCTATGTTGCCAGAGTCCATGAACGAGCCCTGGACCGTGGGCTTGACTGGCTCGTCCGGACGTCTGGCTCCGAGCCCGTGTTCTTATGCATCGTACTCGGACTCCTCACATGGGCTTTCTTAGGCATTCCCTACGGGCACACCACCGACTGGGCAGTCCTGATCTCGGATGTAcaggccatcatcagctACCTCTTCGACTCACTCCTGATGCGACAGCAGCTCAACTCGTACGAGTCTTCCCTGCGTGTCTCCGCCAGTCTGAGGTCTCGCAACATCAGCAACCGCAGGATGTTGCGAGACATTCAAGACCAGGGGCGGTACCGATACGTCCCGCCGGCGGATAGCAAGGAGGTCAGCCAGACTCATTTTGCGGCCGAACTTCCGACCGAGAGCTGGGTTGGCCGGGTGAGCACGCTTGCTGCGTTTGGGTTCGGCCACATCGTGACTGTCGGTCTGTACTGGGCATGCATTCTGGTCTGGATCGGCTTCGGTCACTCCGAAGGCTGGAGCGACACTTGGCAGCTCTACATCAACTCGGCAACGTCGGCGCTCATGGTTCTCATCTTTGCGTTCCTGGCCAACATCCGCGAACGGCACAACGCATACATCTCCCAGTGCTTGCAGTGCATCTTCGAGGTGGACTCGGCCATCGAATCCAAGCTGCGGGTCATGACCGGCGACAACAACCCCAACGAGGTGGTCGTAGTCCCCGCGCCCAAGATGAGCAGGATCCAGCGCGCCATCTTCTACTACGCAgacctcgtcggcacgcTGACCGGCATTGCgatcctcatcatcgtcatggcGGTGTGGATCGCCATCGGGCCGGCCATGCACTTCAACGACAACTGGTGGCTGCTGATCGGCACGTACGCGGGTCTCGTTGGCCTCAACGACGGCTTCGTCCTGCGCAACGTCCAGAGCAAGTTCGACGACTACGAGGTCTCCGCTTTCAACGAGGttgacctcgccgacaaggccatATTCGAGGATATCGGACAGCCCGACCCGGCGGTGCCGTACGTCCCGAAGCAGACGGTGACCTACCGGCTGTCCATGCGCATGGGCACGGTCTGCGCACACGAGGTGACCGTCATCATGGGTgtcgtcctcatcatcggcctCCTAGCCGGTGCGAGCGCCATGAGGTGGACGACCACGGGCCAGCTGCTCTGCAATATCCCGCCCAGCATCGTCGAGTCCTTCTTCATGATGATCCTCATCACGGGACACAACCTCTCAGAGCGCAAGCGGCGGGAAGATTACAATAACCTGTATCAGAGGCGCTTGGACCTGCACGACTATGTCAGCCGTCTGAAGGCGTAAAGAACCTTGAGTAAAAGTATCTGCACTTCCATGAGCGGGTGtgcttttttttcttgtATCACCCTTATGCAAAGTAAAACCTTGGCCTTCAACGGCAGAATGGCGGAGATGGGAAGAACTTCAACGTTCTTCTTGGGTATTTTGCAATGTGCTGCTCGCATATTAGTTACAACATAGATTGGAATATATGACTTTGTTTCGCGAATTGAAGTTCGGCGCATAGCTTGGCAGCAGCCACTCCATGTCGATCACTTCATGCAGTCCACGACAGTGTATACTGCATTCGGTGGCTTGACCATCGAATGGTCTAGGCATAGATAATGTCACAAGATAGAATCGCTATTGGTAGTCGTCATATTCAGCCGTAGCTCGCAGGACATTGGTTCTTCGCTGGCGTCGGATATCGGTACCAGCCCCTCTGGATATCTCGGCATCTCACATTTAGCGCCAGATGGGCGCTTCGGGCAATGATTGGCAggcgcggcatcgcggcTTATACTTGCAAGTAGGAATCCTGACTCCTGGTGCTACGATCTGGGTCACAGTTGGAATGCGTGTGACGGCTGCCGTAAGTGTAACGGTCGAGGGGCTGTGCAGCCAGGGACGGGGCCCTTCGGCAGCCAACTGGAGATGCTCTGCACGCGCCCCTTGTGCACTGCCGGCACTGCTTACGGTTTGAACGCGTACGTCGGTCTTGTTCTTGAAGCATCGCAACGTTGTTCAGCGTTTATGAGGACATGAGAGTCACTCGGTGCGGCCCAGGGCCGGTATAAATCGTGACCCTGGGCCACTTGCTACCATTGATCGCGGGATGTAGTAAATGTAAACCAGTTTCCACTCCCTCAATTGTCTTGTGGTCGCACAGCTCCTCCGATCTGCGATTCAGCTCCTGTATTCTACCGCCTCCCGATCGATACGAACACCGTCGGGGCCATCACATCAAATCCTTGTACAACGAAATTACCGCCATGGGTGCCGTTGGAGCCGCAATCAAGTTCATCGCCATACCCATCGTCCTGGTTGTTCTCGCCGCGTTCCTCATCATATTCTTTCGTACCAGAAAGCGTCGAGCCAAGGACATTGAACAGGCCGAGACGTTTACAGAATACCGGCTTCCGCAACCACCTCCACCTACATACAATGGTCCCTCTATTCAGCAGCCCGCCGGTCCAATGAACCATCCCTGATCTTGATGGTAGCACGACGGTACTTCTATCGAGGTGCggttctttttttttgggggggggggtcgcgTCGTACGACATACCTTTTTGGGATTTAACGAGGTTGGCGTAAGGTTCAAGTTGGTCAATTCACTTGGGACCAGAAGCAGAAGGAATCTGTGACGACTGTGTTTTGCTACTTGGTCAATGTCTGGTGACAGGCTACTTGCTGCGGGCACCGAAGGTCACTATGGTTAAACGCTTGCGCATTCCTTTTGGGACTCATGGCTAGGCAACTCGATTCAATACTATGATAAGAAGCCTTGTAGCTGCGTGTTCGACGTTGCACGAATATATTGGCGCCCGTCTCTGCTTTTGGTAAATCACTGACGTCCTACGACATCTCTAGTCTGGGCTTGTACCAGTGGATTTCACGTTACTGTGGCTGGTCAAAAGCAAGATTGAGCACATGATACACATTGAACGCTGCACGTACCTCGAGTATTGTGCATTTACGTTACATTTAACATGTCCATTTCCCGCATTAGCTGCCCGGTTTAAGACTCATCAGCGTCGGAACTACGTATACCGCGCCGGTGGGCACGAGCTGTCCTGCgagatgctgccgccgtctggtACATGCAGATCAGAAGCGGAACACATTGCAAGGCTTCTGCGCTAGCGCTGACTAGACCGAATGGCTCTGATCTAACTATGACAAGGGACCGATTGCGTCAAGTATCAGGCTTTGCAAGGCTACGAGATGGATGTAATAGTAGGCGGCCAAAATTGCGGCTAGCTCGTACGCATTTGATGTCGTCACTCGCCAGTTAGGCTCGGACGAGCGCCTATAAAGCCCATCGCAGGATCAACGCCCGCGCACGACGTATGGGCCGCAATTACCTTGCCTATATAGACCACGAGTTGGGTCAGGGGTGGACGCTGTTCCACCCTCAAAGTAACACGTGAACGGGGCGGGCTACCCCAGATTATAGCATCAAGAGAGAGCACTGAGTTGAGGAACGCTCGGACGCCTAGATGGGTATCTCTTGGTCCACAGAAGGCTCGGTCGGGCGTAACTTTATCCCTAGAGGCTGTTTCGAGTACGGCCAGCCGCAGATGAGAGATGGCCAAACGAATGTCGGTTCGACAATGAATACGAATGGACCCCTGTTCCTGGCCGGCCAGATTGACCGGTTTGGGAGAATCGAGCTGAAGCGAAGTCGTGCAACCTCTTGCTCGTTCCGATATTAACCGGGCAAGACGAGCGATATGCATGTGTACTACTACATGGAGAAAgcaaaagaagaaaaaaccCTTTAATGAAACTCCTCCGGTGACGGTACATGTAGCACGTCAGGCCGACGACCCGAGGGACAGCGCGCGCGAATTAATCTGTTTTGACCAAGTGAGGCGGCACCAATGTCTGGTGCGAACCCGCGGCCTTGGTGGGAGCGATGTCGTGATATTCGTGATGCGGTGCGTCATGGCGCTATAGTGGGTGGCACGACTGCGACGTCGTCACTCTGGCACAGCGTCCGCGTGGGCCCCCGGCAGCGAACCCATGTCTAGTCGACGCAGCTCCTGCCTATTGCTGGTTGGTAGGGGATAGGGCAGACTAGTAGTGCCAGCAACACTGTTTGAAGCATTAAACCTGCCCGTTGGTAGGTTCTTTCGCAGACCAACTGAGCGGCAGAGAGACCATGGTGCTATAAGCGGTCCGAGACTAACTAAGCGGCTGTCTAAAGAACTACTAATGGGTACTTAGCAGACAGACGCGTCCATATTGCTAtctgcggcgccggcagcttcTATTCGCACCCACACCAATTGATAACAAGCTCTCCAcggcccgcccaccacctgCCGCCACCACTCCACTTCGGTTGGAGTCTGTGGTATGGCTGCAACATTATATGACGTGTGACAAATACTTTAATAGCTCCAGCATCATAtttcctcgacggcgtgaCCTCGAGTTGACCATGTTCACGGTGTATTAAGCATCATCCAGACCTCATGATGGTGGCCACAACATGAAGGACCAGACCGCGTCATGTCATTGATCTGAGCTACTTACATATGAGCTTGTATGCACCGGCGGCATTCCTCTAATAACATTAACACTAGCTCACTAAATCTGGAGCTGCAGGAACTAAGTTATCGGGCTAGAGACCTCCATTGGAAGACTGGATGTAGCCCGCGGGCTGGAGCCGCCAATGCAGGTAGGGATTCGCCTCGATGCAGATAGTAAACACGCAACGGGCGGCCGTGAATCGGCAGCCCTAGCAACCACCGTCGATGCCACAGATGGTCGACCGGCAAACTTACATGTACCATGACCGCGTCGGTTCCCGCCTGGACAGTCGGAACGTCGGCGGCCCTTGCTGGGACATCCCCTCTTCATCCTCCCGCTTCGTCCCGTGATGCAGTGACGGCGACGTACTTAATAGACGACCTCTTCCCGTCCCGAGTGTTACAATGAACTCGAAGATCAAAGAGCCACAACGTCAACTAGCATCTGAGCGCAAGCAACCACCCGCTGGCCTGAACAGTgtcccgccgtcgagacACTTTGTGCTACGCAGGGCGCTCGTCACAATGGGCCTCCCTGTCCTTCTCCTCTCGGCACTCTTCCTGGCCTTCAACGCGATCCATGTCTCCGCGGATGATATCACCGCGTccggcggccatggcaagCCCAacttcatcttcatcatgACGGACGACCAGGACCTGCACCTCAATTCGCTCGACTACCAGCCGCTGCTCAAGAAGCACTTTACCGACAAGGGCACCCTCTTTAAGAAGCATTTCTGCACCGTATCCCTGTGCTGCCCCTCGCGTGTGTCGCTGCTCACTGGCAAGGCTGCGCACAACACCAACGTCACCGATGTCAGCACTGTAAGTCTTCCTCTTTGCTGAACATTGTATACCTCGCGGTACGAGCACGTTGCTGACACAAGGACGTTCTAGCCTTATGGTAAGATGGAAAGACGCCAACATACCTGCGATCTGTCGTACTGATGGGGATCCATGTAGGCGGCTACAACAAGTttgtcgccgagggcctcaATGACAAGTACCTCCCCGTCtggctgcaggcggcgggctaCAACACCTACTACACCGGAAAGCTCATGAACGGCCACACCATCCGGACCTACAACAAGCCAGTGGCCAAGGGCTGGACTAGATCCGACTGTACGCGAGcgcctccccttcccctcccccttcccctcccccttccccttccatGACCAATGCACCTGCCGTGGCAAACCAACTCATTGAAACTCACTCTGCGACTCACAAGTCCTCATCGACCCCAACACGTATCGCTACTTCAACGCGTCGACAGTCCTCGACAACGGCGAGTTCCAATTCAACCCAGGCAAGTATTCCACCGACCTCGTCTCCAATCGGGCCGTCGAGTTCCTGGGcaacgccatcgacgccaagaagcccttcttcctcggcgtcacGCCCATTGGGCCTCACGCGGAGACGGTCctcgatgagggcggcggcgccaaatTCCTGGCCCCGATCCCGGCAGACCGCCACAAGGACCTCTTCCCGCACGCCAAGGTCCCTCGCGGAGGCAATTTTAACCCCAATCAGGTACGTATGGCAAAGATGGGGTGGTATGACTGCAAAGTCTGCTACGCAACATGATGGGTTCAACTCTGAGCTGCCAGTGCAAAGACCCTTGACGGCTGACTTGACCTGATTCAAAACACAcgcgcagcccggcgccgtcagcTTCTTCGACATTCCCAAGCTCACAGACGACCAAGTCAAGTACAACGACAACTTCTACCGCCGGCGCGTGCAATCCCTacaggccgtcgacgaactGGTCGACAACATCGTCACCAAGCTCGAGGCTCACCccgacgtcctcgccaacaCGTACCTGTTCTACACATCCGACAACGGCTACCATATCAGCAACCACCGCCTGCCCCCGGGCAAGACGTGCAGCAGGGAGGAGGACATCAACATCCCCTTCATCGCGCGCGGgcccggcatcgccgccggcaaggtcgCCTCGTTCCCGACCTCGCACACGGACCTCGTGCCCACCTTCTTTGAGCTCGCCGGCATCCCGCTGCacgacgactttgacggcATCCCGATCCCGTTGACGCAAAAGAGTCTGCAACacaacaaggccaagcaTGAGCACGTTAATGTAGAGTTTTGGGGCTCCGGACTGGGTGAGGGCACCGCTTTCCCCAACTTGAGtacgcccccccccccctccttctcagTCTGCTTTGGGTGTGGTGTTGGGGCGAGAGGCTCGCAGGCTCAGTGGGTATTGACGAGAAAACGTAGGCAACAAATTTACCCAAAACACGTACAAGACGGtgcgtgtcgtcggcggcgagtaCGACTTCTCCTACAGCGTCTGGTGCACCAGCGAGCACGAGCTGTACAACATCAAGGtaagcgcgcgcgccgttCAGCACGCCTGCGTGGCTTCAGATGCTGAACTCTTCGCAGGACGACCCCGCGCAGTTGAAGAACCTGTACGGTGCCAAGGGAAAGACCTCTGGCTTCCCCATCCCAGAGCTCAcggcccgcctcgacgccctgctgctgacgCTCAAGAGctgcaagggcaaggccTGCCGGGAGCCGTGGCAGACGCTCTTCCCCAAGGGCAACGTCAAGAACCTGCGTCAGGCTCTCGACAGGCGCTACGATCACTTCTTCCTGCACGAGCAGGAAAAGGTCACCTTTTCGCAGTGCCTGGATGGTTACATCACGTCGGCTgagggcgcgctggcgcccATCCCGTATGGCTCCACTGGAGTAGACGAAGCCCTTGAGGCGCGGTGGGAAGACCTGGTATGAGTGTCACGAAGggagcgaggaggcgcgggcgaTTTGAACCACTGTTGCGATCCATGATGAGATACGAGTTACTAGATACGAAAAATGCATGTAGATGCCAGCTATACTCCGAGTATGCGCGCTCTTCAAGACGAGGTGATTCTGATGATGGTACTGTCGAAATGCTCACCCACTAGCTGTCGGTGCAAAATACGCCCCAAGTCTTATCACGAGCATACAATGTCAGCAACAGCCTGCAGCGAGATTTCAATGACATTGACTTACCCAATGATGACGTAGCAGGCACACATGAGCCCGCCCTTGAGCCCGCTCAACCTCAAGctcccgccggcgtcgtTCAACACCAGCAAGTTGACCAGCAGCACGCCTCCCAGAAGTGTTGCCATCTCGAAAAAGTTAAAGACCAGCGCGAGGTCCTTGCCGAGCGCCCAGCCGGCGAGTACCGTCAGGGGCGTGACGCACAGCGCAATTTGGATCGCTGAgcccacggccacggcaagcGCGAGGTCCATCTTGTCCcgcgtggcgacggcgaccacggTGACGTACTCTgcgacgttgccgacgatggggaggatgatgaggcctatgaccgaggacgagaggcTGGTCTGGCTGGTGACTTCGTCAATGGTCCCAACGAGGAACTCGGCGCAGAGGGACATGAGGGCCGAtgagacgacgagcaccgCTATGGAGATGACGACCTCGGCAGAGGCCGAAGGCCGTGGCCCGTCCATCGCTGACGATGCGGTCCCGAGATCTACCGACGCTTCGCGATCCTGGCGATGGGAATCGCGGAGCATGTGCAGGGTTGTTAAGTTGG
This sequence is a window from Purpureocillium takamizusanense chromosome 8, complete sequence. Protein-coding genes within it:
- a CDS encoding uncharacterized protein (COG:S~EggNog:ENOG503NX36~TransMembrane:8 (i80-98o104-123i193-217o229-249i302-326o338-357i417-436o448-467i)), which encodes MKPILEILTSPGAKGAIEGTAPTQYIEPLSKSSSEKDDGEVKVAVEAVNSNVTGYVARVHERALDRGLDWLVRTSGSEPVFLCIVLGLLTWAFLGIPYGHTTDWAVLISDVQAIISYLFDSLLMRQQLNSYESSLRVSASLRSRNISNRRMLRDIQDQGRYRYVPPADSKEVSQTHFAAELPTESWVGRVSTLAAFGFGHIVTVGLYWACILVWIGFGHSEGWSDTWQLYINSATSALMVLIFAFLANIRERHNAYISQCLQCIFEVDSAIESKLRVMTGDNNPNEVVVVPAPKMSRIQRAIFYYADLVGTLTGIAILIIVMAVWIAIGPAMHFNDNWWLLIGTYAGLVGLNDGFVLRNVQSKFDDYEVSAFNEVDLADKAIFEDIGQPDPAVPYVPKQTVTYRLSMRMGTVCAHEVTVIMGVVLIIGLLAGASAMRWTTTGQLLCNIPPSIVESFFMMILITGHNLSERKRREDYNNLYQRRLDLHDYVSRLKA
- a CDS encoding uncharacterized protein (TransMembrane:1 (o6-28i)); translated protein: MGAVGAAIKFIAIPIVLVVLAAFLIIFFRTRKRRAKDIEQAETFTEYRLPQPPPPTYNGPSIQQPAGPMNHP
- a CDS encoding uncharacterized protein (EggNog:ENOG503NVCA~TransMembrane:1 (i37-58o)~COG:G), which encodes MNSKIKEPQRQLASERKQPPAGLNSVPPSRHFVLRRALVTMGLPVLLLSALFLAFNAIHVSADDITASGGHGKPNFIFIMTDDQDLHLNSLDYQPLLKKHFTDKGTLFKKHFCTVSLCCPSRVSLLTGKAAHNTNVTDVSTPYGGYNKFVAEGLNDKYLPVWLQAAGYNTYYTGKLMNGHTIRTYNKPVAKGWTRSDFLIDPNTYRYFNASTVLDNGEFQFNPGKYSTDLVSNRAVEFLGNAIDAKKPFFLGVTPIGPHAETVLDEGGGAKFLAPIPADRHKDLFPHAKVPRGGNFNPNQPGAVSFFDIPKLTDDQVKYNDNFYRRRVQSLQAVDELVDNIVTKLEAHPDVLANTYLFYTSDNGYHISNHRLPPGKTCSREEDINIPFIARGPGIAAGKVASFPTSHTDLVPTFFELAGIPLHDDFDGIPIPLTQKSLQHNKAKHEHVNVEFWGSGLGEGTAFPNLSNKFTQNTYKTVRVVGGEYDFSYSVWCTSEHELYNIKDDPAQLKNLYGAKGKTSGFPIPELTARLDALLLTLKSCKGKACREPWQTLFPKGNVKNLRQALDRRYDHFFLHEQEKVTFSQCLDGYITSAEGALAPIPYGSTGVDEALEARWEDLV